The sequence below is a genomic window from Deltaproteobacteria bacterium.
GGAAAAAACAAAAAAGAGAAAGAGGTAGGTATAGTTTAACTTGTCGAAATAGAAAAGGAGGGGCAGCGTGGCATATCCCAGGAGCTCCACCGGCGCACCGAGCAGCTCAAAAAAGGCATAGTAGGGAAACGCAAACAGTCCTATCCGCCCATACTCGGGGTTGAAGAGCATCTTTTTGTGGAACAGCACGTTCTCCATGAGCCCCCTGTGCCACCTGTTTCGCTGCTTTGAGAGGCTCGAGAGGTCTTCGGGTGCTTCTGTCCAGCAGAGCGGATGGGGTACGTAGAATATCTTTTTTTTCAGCTTCTTCTCCTTCAGGTATCGGTGAATGCGCACGATGATCTCCATGTCCTCGCAGACGGTCTCCTTCCCGTAGCCCGTGAATTCCTTCGTTATCTTCGACGTGAGGTGCCGGGTAAGGTACCCTCCCACTCTTTCGACATAGTGCTTGTTGAAAATACCGAACACGCCGGAAATGATCAAAAGGCAGTTCAACCGGGAAAGCGCTGTCCTGCCGAGGGTAAAGGAACGGATATACTCGACGATCTGAAATCGGGCGATCCAGCTTTTGGGCAGCCTGACCCTCTTTATCCTCCCCCCCTCTATTTCACACCCGTTCAGGATTGCCACCTGGCCCCCGATTGCGATGATATCCTCATTGGTGAGAAGAACGCGGAATGCCTGGAGGAGGGCGATCTCGTCGACGACGGAGTCTGCATCGATGGAAACGAAATAGGAGCAGGTGGAACCGTTGATACCGGCATTCAACGCGTCCGCCTTTCCACCGTTTTCCTTGTCTATCAGCACAATGCGGATAATATTGTCCTTTACATGCCTCTTCGACTCGTAAAATCCAAGGACGGGGGCAGTGGTGATACCCTCGGTATAGTTGATATCGACCCTCCTCATCTCAAAAGCCTCTCTCAGGACCCTGAGCGTCCCATCAACGGATCCGTCGTTTACGATGATGATCTCGAAGGTGGGAAATCTCAGGTTGAGGAGTGAACTGACGGACTCGACAATCGTTTTCTCCTCGTTGTATGCAGGCACGATGATCGAAATCGGGGGGGTAAAGGGAGATTCCATGATCATATCGAGGTCCTCGTAAGCTTTCCCGACAACCCTTCTTTTGACCTCGGAAAAGGAAAAGACGACGAAAAAAAGGTTCACGGAGTTGTAAACAACAAAATAGGAGAGAAAGAGAATTTCTAAAAACCGGTAGAACGTATCCATCGGTAAAATCTCACTCCACNNNNNNNNNNNNNNNTGATTATCTCCCTGAACTGGTCGCTCTGGTTCAGCGCCAGCACCCTGATACCGTGCAGTCTCCTCCTGGTGTCCTTTGCATATCGCGCCAGTTTTATCATCTCCTCTTCCGGGCACAGCTCGAACACGACCTTTTTTGCCTCCGAATCCATCTTCGAAGGCTCGTCGTAGCATATCCCCAACCCGTAGAGGAAACCGGTGTAAAATGGCCTGGACTCAGGTGATCGGGCCAGATAAGCTTCGAAGATCTTCCG
It includes:
- a CDS encoding glycosyltransferase — encoded protein: MDTFYRFLEILFLSYFVVYNSVNLFFVVFSFSEVKRRVVGKAYEDLDMIMESPFTPPISIIVPAYNEEKTIVESVSSLLNLRFPTFEIIIVNDGSVDGTLRVLREAFEMRRVDINYTEGITTAPVLGFYESKRHVKDNIIRIVLIDKENGGKADALNAGINGSTCSYFVSIDADSVVDEIALLQAFRVLLTNEDIIAIGGQVAILNGCEIEGGRIKRVRLPKSWIARFQIVEYIRSFTLGRTALSRLNCLLIISGVFGIFNKHYVERVGGYLTRHLTSKITKEFTGYGKETVCEDMEIIVRIHRYLKEKKLKKKIFYVPHPLCWTEAPEDLSSLSKQRNRWHRGLMENVLFHKKMLFNPEYGRIGLFAFPYYAFFELLGAPVELLGYATLPLLFYFDKLNYTYLFLFFVFSVGYGVLVSVASLVFSAWPERGGKKEEPVETLISFNTAGEIATLAGFAVMENFGYRQATVFWRVRATVDFFTGKKGWEKFERIGFPKDRGKRSEDEVARAVQ